In one window of Temnothorax longispinosus isolate EJ_2023e chromosome 9, Tlon_JGU_v1, whole genome shotgun sequence DNA:
- the Tpst gene encoding protein-tyrosine sulfotransferase — protein sequence MLLSSRGGRKGPIACLVGLLLIFALYQLGIICGSTRYMPAAVMVSKEKYVIGPFDRKTYTYDRYMPLIFIGGVPRSGTTLMRAMLDAHPDVRCGQETRVIPRILQMKMHWSKSEKENVRLTEAGISKEVIDSAIAAFCLEIIARHAEPAPRLCNKDPLTLKMGSYILELFPNAKFIFMVRDGRATVHSIISRKVTITGFDLSSYRQSLIRWNHAISVMYGQCKELGPERCLMVPYEQLVLHPRQWMKKILNYLDVPWNESVMHHEEFINKPGGVPLSKVERSSDQIIKPVNLAALTKWVGNIPEDVVREMADIAPMLSVLGYDPYANPPVYGAPDSLVSDNTRRVLEGEKLWEEKARAYHLSHKPIENSNEEAASSTAPIA from the exons ATGTTGCTGTCGAGCCGCGGCGGCCGAAAGGGGCCCATCGCCTGCCTGGTAGGCCTCCTTCTCATCTTCGCTCTTTACCAGCTGGGCATTATTTGCGGCTCCACCAGGTACATGCCCGCGGCTGTGATGGTCAGCAAGGAG AAATACGTGATCGGGCCGTTTGATCGCAAGACGTACACGTACGACCGTTACATGCCGCTCATTTTCATCGGCGGTGTACCACGATCAGGTACAACCCTAATGCGTGCCATGCTGGACGCGCATCCTGACGTGAG ATGCGGGCAAGAGACCAGAGTTATACCGCGGATTCTCCAGATGAAGATGCACTGGTCCAAGTCCGAGAAGGAAAACGTACGGCTCACCGAGGCGGGGATCTCGAAAGAG GTGATAGACAGCGCGATAGCGGCGTTCTGCTTGGAAATAATAGCGCGACACGCCGAGCCTGCGCCGAGGTTGTGCAACAAGGATCCACTCACCCTGAAGATGGGCTCGTACATCCTCGAGCTCTTCCCGAacgcaaaatttatattcatggTGCGCGACGGACGCGCGACGGTGCATTCCATCATATCCAGGAAG GTCACCATAACGGGATTCGACTTATCGTCTTACCGGCAGTCTCTCATCAGGTGGAATCACGCGATTTCCGTAATGTACGGCCAATGCAAGGAACTGGGACCTGAGAGATGTCTGATGGTCCCTTACGAACAGCTGGTGCTTCATCCGCGCCAATGGATGAAGAAGATATTAAACTATCTGGACGTGCCGTGGAATGAGTCCGTCATGCATCACGAGGAATTCATTAACAAACCCGGCGGAGTGCCTCTGAGCAA GGTCGAGAGATCGTCGGACCAAATCATAAAGCCTGTAAATCTGGCGGCGCTGACCAAATGGGTTGGTAACATTCCCGAGGATGTGGTGCGGGAGATGGCGGACATCGCGCCGATGCTCTCTGTGCTCGGCTACGATCCTTACGCAAATCCGCCCGTTTATGGCGCACCGGACAGTTTAGTTAGCGACAACACCAGACG GGTGTTGGAAGGTGAAAAACTGTGGGAGGAAAAGGCGCGGGCGTACCACCTAT